ACCGAATTTCATTTTAAAACCCTCTGCCCATTCAAAATTATCCAAAAGCGACCAGTGAAAATATCCCCGAACATCAACCCCCTCCTCTATTGCTTTATGCAGCCATTTTAGATGCTCCTTTATAAAACGTGAGCGCTGGTTGTCATCTGCATCGGCGACACCATTTTCAAAAATATATACAGGCTTGTGGAAGTGCGAAGCTTGTTTTACAACCTTGTACAAGCCTTCGGGATAAACTTCCCAACCCATGTCTGAAACTTCTTTATTCTCATTTTGATTCATCCATTTTTTAGGAGAAGAAAATTTAAATTGTATTCTGTTGTGAAAATAATAATTTATTCCTACAAAATCCTGCTCATGTTTTATTTTTTCTAAAAACCAGACATTCCATATTCCATCAAAAACGGCTGCAACAATGCGTGAAATAAATTTATTTTTATACGCGTCAAAATAACTATTATTTTTAGCTATGCCTATTTCTAAAGCGCTGTTACCAGCTTTTAATTTTGTGTAAGCTGCTTTGTGGGCATGCGTCATATTGTAAACAGAGTGCCACATTGACCTGAAACTTTTTTTAAAAGGTGGCCATCGTCCTTCCATAAAAGCGTTAAACCCGAAAATCATGGGTTCGTTTAAAGTTATCCAAAATCTTACTTCGGGAAGGTTTTTTGCAACATATTCGGCATATCTGGCAAAGTAGTAAGGGCTTCTTGCATTTTCCCATCCGCCCTTATCGGCAAACCATATAGGATTTGTGAAATGATGAAGTGTTACAAACGGCTCCAGCCCCCTTTCTTTAAGTGCCTTAACGACTTTTTTGTAATGTTCCATTTCGGCCTCGTCAAACCTTCCTTCTTCGGGCTCTATGCGACTCCATTCAATTGAAAAACGGTGGGCTTTTGTGCCCAGTT
The genomic region above belongs to Candidatus Spechtbacterales bacterium and contains:
- a CDS encoding glycoside hydrolase family 1 protein, whose translation is MENKNNKKNSLYFPVGFYWGTATSSHQIEGNNKNNDWWRAEQAGEIKQKSGKACDSYNRYEEDFDLAKELGTKAHRFSIEWSRIEPEEGRFDEAEMEHYKKVVKALKERGLEPFVTLHHFTNPIWFADKGGWENARSPYYFARYAEYVAKNLPEVRFWITLNEPMIFGFNAFMEGRWPPFKKSFRSMWHSVYNMTHAHKAAYTKLKAGNSALEIGIAKNNSYFDAYKNKFISRIVAAVFDGIWNVWFLEKIKHEQDFVGINYYFHNRIQFKFSSPKKWMNQNENKEVSDMGWEVYPEGLYKVVKQASHFHKPVYIFENGVADADDNQRSRFIKEHLKWLHKAIEEGVDVRGYFHWSLLDNFEWAEGFKMKFGLVEVDFETLERKPRPSFYVYKKTCNQNALNG